The following are encoded in a window of Sutcliffiella horikoshii genomic DNA:
- a CDS encoding RNA degradosome polyphosphate kinase, with the protein MQTSTDNSETIQLDNPSFYNNRELSWLDFNYRVLQEAMDDRNALLERFKFLSIFSSNLDEFFMVRVAGLLDQVKAGYNKPENKAGLTPKEQLQAVSKVTHELVQEQDLVFLEQLTPYLLKEDVKFVSLEELSPKLLSFLENFFDEQVFPVLTPMAVDAYRPFPMLLNKSLNLAVVIDENVKDKKRLFPFEGHLVIVQVPSVIDRFIELPQEGNQRVFVLLEEIISSFISKLLVGYRVKSVTPFRITRNADLNFHEDEADDLLFEIEEELKKRKRGAAVRLEVQHQRSDEDVIAYLKSELEIHNKDVYKVRAPLDLTFLFSFCKTIQKTHEHIGTTNHVPHFPVDLEGEGDIFERIRRKDVLLHHPYDSFEPIIDFISRAADDKDVLAIKQTLYRVSGDSPVIGSLKRAAANGKQVTVLVELKARFDEENNVQWAKELEREGCHVIYGMTHLKTHSKITLVVRREEMRIQRYVHLGTGNYNDATAKIYTDMGLLTVDKKIGIDATNFFNYLSGYMGKPTYHHFSVSPFGIRDSFIRLINDEIRFHKQSGNGRIILKMNSLTDKSIIKKLYEASIAGVKIDLIVRGICCLRPGIKGVSESITVRSIVGRFLEHTRIYCFHHNGEDKFFLSSADLMTRNMENRVEILFPILRVHLKKRIHESLNLMLKDNCKAREQGSNGKYQYVKRTEDEIKIDSQQYLSGAPYLSLPSI; encoded by the coding sequence GTGCAAACATCCACTGATAACTCAGAAACTATTCAATTAGACAATCCATCCTTTTACAATAATAGAGAGTTAAGTTGGCTTGACTTTAACTATCGGGTGTTACAAGAAGCAATGGATGATCGAAATGCATTATTGGAACGGTTTAAATTTCTGTCTATTTTCAGTTCTAATTTGGACGAGTTCTTTATGGTGCGTGTGGCTGGTTTACTTGATCAAGTGAAGGCGGGTTATAATAAACCAGAAAATAAGGCAGGTTTAACTCCAAAAGAACAATTACAAGCCGTTTCTAAAGTCACTCATGAACTTGTACAAGAGCAGGACCTTGTTTTTCTAGAACAATTAACCCCCTATTTACTAAAAGAAGATGTAAAGTTTGTGTCTTTAGAAGAGCTTTCTCCTAAACTATTATCCTTTTTAGAGAATTTCTTCGATGAACAAGTTTTCCCTGTACTAACTCCTATGGCGGTGGATGCCTACCGTCCTTTCCCTATGTTATTAAATAAATCCCTTAATCTAGCAGTGGTAATTGATGAAAATGTTAAAGATAAAAAGAGGCTTTTCCCATTTGAAGGTCATTTAGTAATTGTTCAGGTTCCATCTGTCATTGATCGCTTTATCGAATTACCGCAAGAAGGAAATCAACGGGTTTTCGTTCTATTAGAAGAAATAATATCCTCTTTCATCAGTAAACTTCTAGTAGGATACCGTGTAAAATCTGTCACTCCTTTTCGGATTACACGCAATGCAGATTTGAATTTCCATGAGGACGAAGCAGATGATCTGTTGTTTGAGATTGAAGAAGAGTTAAAAAAACGAAAAAGGGGTGCAGCTGTCCGGTTAGAAGTACAACATCAACGAAGTGATGAAGATGTGATTGCATATTTGAAGTCAGAACTAGAAATCCATAATAAAGACGTTTATAAAGTTAGGGCTCCACTAGATTTAACATTTTTATTTTCATTCTGTAAAACAATCCAAAAAACTCATGAACACATTGGGACAACAAACCATGTTCCTCACTTTCCTGTTGATTTGGAAGGGGAAGGAGACATTTTTGAAAGAATTCGTAGAAAAGATGTACTTTTGCATCATCCTTATGATTCCTTTGAACCAATCATTGACTTTATTTCACGCGCAGCAGATGACAAAGATGTATTAGCCATTAAACAAACCCTTTATAGAGTAAGCGGAGATTCTCCCGTTATTGGAAGCCTAAAGCGTGCTGCGGCAAATGGAAAACAAGTTACAGTACTTGTGGAATTGAAAGCTCGTTTTGATGAAGAAAACAATGTTCAGTGGGCAAAAGAGCTTGAAAGAGAAGGTTGTCATGTTATTTACGGTATGACTCATTTAAAGACACATAGTAAAATCACCCTGGTGGTACGACGTGAAGAAATGCGAATCCAAAGATATGTACATTTAGGGACCGGGAACTATAATGATGCAACAGCCAAGATCTATACTGACATGGGGCTTTTGACGGTTGATAAGAAAATTGGCATTGATGCGACTAACTTTTTCAATTATCTAAGTGGGTACATGGGAAAACCGACTTACCATCACTTTTCCGTATCACCATTTGGGATTAGAGATAGCTTTATTCGACTTATTAATGATGAGATTCGTTTTCACAAGCAGTCGGGTAATGGACGGATTATATTAAAGATGAATTCATTGACCGACAAATCCATCATCAAAAAGCTATATGAGGCATCCATTGCAGGGGTCAAGATTGACTTAATAGTAAGGGGAATTTGCTGCTTACGACCAGGCATAAAAGGAGTAAGCGAAAGTATAACTGTACGGAGCATAGTAGGTAGATTTTTAGAACACACAAGAATCTATTGTTTTCACCACAATGGCGAAGATAAATTTTTCCTATCATCCGCTGATTTGATGACCCGCAATATGGAAAATCGCGTGGAGATTTTATTTCCCATCTTAAGAGTCCATCTAAAAAAACGAATTCATGAATCCCTGAACCTCATGCTAAAAGATAATTGTAAAGCACGAGAACAGGGAAGTAACGGAAAGTACCAATATGTTAAAAGAACAGAGGACGAAATAAAAATAGACAGTCAACAATATTTAAGTGGGGCACCGTACCTGTCCCTTCCATCCATATAA
- a CDS encoding efflux RND transporter permease subunit, producing the protein MRGLVNFVIRNKLAVWLLTIIITVAGIYSGTKMKTETIPDISIPFLMVMDVYPGATPETVMEDVSIPLEQVAEGLDNVKAVYSNSYSNMANLQIEYEYGTDMDEAKRALASALDDVELPEGAQEPMVNSISMNMMPVVALSASSETEDIVELSATVEESLLPKIQKLEGVASATIAGQHIEEVELRYDTESMTEFGLTEDDVKQMIQASNMDVSLGLYEFEEGEEAVSVDGKFMTAAELEEMLIPVTPSDTVQVPFVKLSDIAEIEVIGKVESVSRTNGADAIAIQVLKHPQANTVDVVNDVKSLMEEEEKRIDGLVVDVTLDQGEPIEKSVTTMVEKALFGGAIAILIILLFLRDIKSTLISIVSIPVSIFMAFLLLNWMDITLNIMTLGAVTVAIGRVIDDSIVVVENIYRRLHLKEEKLTGRELVREATLEMFKPILSSTLVTVAVFAPLIFVGGMVGELFMPFALTMTFALGASLIVAVTIVPAMSHFLFRKKLYSEKTESGHKEVGKLANWYKGALNWSLNHKIITSIIAVVLLVGSLGLTPLIGFSFLGSEEEKVMYLTYTPEAGELKDETLANVEEVEKAMMERDDINIVQLSVTDGANEQMAMMGGGSDGVLMYLIFDKDMENFPEARTEVEDYVFNIGQSGEWKSQNFATGGAMASNEISYTFSSENLDNLNEAVKKVEDAMSGTDSLENVSSTAEEAYVEHTLKVSQDELLQYGLTAGQIVMMLSPQFEEVLTNVEKDGKTLDVIVKQEQQEQPKSIDELLETEVPTAMGTTMPLSELVEVEEGTTLNTLARSKGEYYASVSGTVIGDDVSKATAEVDDAISDVELPNGVTMEVAGVTADMQETFTQLGLAMLAAIAIVYFILVVTFGEGVAPFAILFSLPFAVIGAFVGLLLAGETISVPVMMGLLMLIGIVVTNAIVLVDRIIHMERDGLTMREAILEAGATRLRPILMTAIATIGALIPLAIDGGGGLISKGLGITVIGGLTSSTLLTLIIVPIVYEVLSKIFKKNRREVQEN; encoded by the coding sequence GTGAGAGGGTTAGTCAATTTTGTAATTAGAAATAAGCTGGCAGTATGGTTACTGACTATTATTATTACCGTAGCAGGGATCTATTCCGGTACAAAGATGAAAACGGAAACGATTCCAGATATCTCAATCCCATTTTTGATGGTGATGGATGTTTATCCTGGAGCTACACCAGAAACTGTGATGGAGGATGTCTCTATTCCGCTTGAACAGGTGGCGGAAGGATTAGACAATGTAAAAGCGGTTTATTCCAACTCGTATTCCAACATGGCAAACTTACAGATTGAATATGAATATGGAACAGATATGGATGAGGCGAAGCGAGCGTTAGCTTCAGCATTGGATGATGTGGAACTTCCTGAGGGTGCCCAAGAACCAATGGTAAACTCGATCAGCATGAACATGATGCCTGTTGTTGCCTTAAGTGCAAGCAGTGAAACAGAGGATATCGTGGAACTTTCGGCAACTGTAGAAGAGTCCTTGCTTCCGAAAATCCAAAAGCTTGAAGGCGTTGCGTCCGCGACCATTGCGGGACAGCATATAGAAGAAGTCGAGCTTCGGTATGACACAGAGAGCATGACAGAATTTGGGTTAACAGAAGACGACGTCAAACAGATGATCCAAGCAAGCAACATGGATGTTTCCTTGGGACTTTACGAATTTGAAGAGGGAGAGGAAGCAGTTTCTGTTGACGGCAAATTCATGACCGCAGCGGAACTGGAGGAAATGCTAATTCCTGTCACTCCGTCCGACACGGTTCAAGTTCCTTTTGTAAAATTAAGTGATATAGCTGAAATCGAAGTAATTGGGAAAGTGGAATCTGTCTCCAGAACGAACGGAGCAGACGCTATCGCAATCCAAGTATTAAAGCATCCACAAGCAAACACAGTGGATGTTGTGAACGATGTTAAGTCGTTAATGGAAGAAGAAGAAAAACGTATTGACGGTTTAGTGGTCGATGTAACGCTCGATCAAGGGGAACCGATCGAGAAATCCGTTACAACGATGGTAGAAAAAGCCTTGTTTGGTGGCGCAATTGCGATTTTGATTATCCTCTTATTCTTAAGAGATATTAAATCCACCTTGATTTCCATCGTGTCCATTCCGGTGTCGATTTTCATGGCATTTTTACTTTTAAATTGGATGGATATCACGTTAAATATCATGACACTTGGAGCGGTGACGGTCGCAATCGGTCGTGTTATCGATGACTCCATCGTTGTTGTGGAAAATATATACCGCAGATTGCATCTGAAGGAAGAAAAATTAACTGGACGCGAACTAGTTCGGGAAGCAACGCTTGAAATGTTCAAGCCTATCCTTTCTTCGACGCTTGTAACGGTTGCGGTTTTCGCACCGCTTATCTTCGTCGGCGGAATGGTTGGAGAGCTATTTATGCCGTTCGCCCTGACAATGACCTTCGCGCTTGGAGCGTCACTGATTGTGGCGGTAACCATCGTTCCAGCGATGTCGCACTTCCTTTTCAGAAAAAAGCTTTATAGCGAAAAGACAGAAAGCGGTCATAAGGAAGTAGGCAAGCTTGCAAACTGGTACAAAGGTGCCTTGAACTGGTCCTTGAATCATAAAATCATTACGTCTATTATTGCGGTTGTTTTATTGGTAGGAAGTCTTGGACTGACACCGCTTATCGGATTCAGCTTTTTAGGAAGCGAAGAAGAAAAAGTAATGTACTTAACGTACACACCTGAGGCAGGGGAACTTAAAGATGAGACCCTCGCGAATGTGGAAGAAGTCGAAAAAGCCATGATGGAACGTGACGATATTAATATTGTCCAGCTGTCTGTAACAGACGGAGCCAATGAGCAGATGGCCATGATGGGCGGCGGCTCTGACGGTGTGTTGATGTACCTTATTTTTGACAAAGACATGGAAAACTTCCCTGAAGCAAGAACGGAAGTGGAAGACTATGTGTTCAACATCGGTCAATCCGGTGAGTGGAAGAGCCAAAACTTCGCAACTGGAGGAGCGATGGCATCTAACGAGATCAGTTATACGTTCTCAAGTGAAAACCTTGATAACTTAAATGAAGCCGTGAAAAAGGTAGAAGACGCGATGAGCGGAACAGATTCACTCGAAAATGTTTCGTCCACTGCTGAAGAAGCCTATGTCGAGCATACGTTAAAAGTAAGTCAAGATGAGCTGCTTCAATACGGTCTGACAGCAGGTCAAATCGTGATGATGCTCAGCCCGCAATTTGAAGAAGTACTGACGAATGTCGAAAAAGACGGCAAAACCCTTGATGTGATTGTAAAACAAGAACAACAAGAGCAGCCAAAATCGATTGATGAATTATTAGAAACAGAAGTTCCGACAGCTATGGGTACGACGATGCCACTTTCAGAGCTTGTGGAAGTGGAAGAAGGCACGACGCTGAATACCCTTGCTCGATCAAAAGGCGAATACTACGCGTCTGTCAGCGGAACGGTCATTGGCGATGACGTTTCCAAAGCTACGGCAGAAGTGGATGACGCCATCAGTGACGTGGAACTTCCAAACGGCGTCACAATGGAAGTTGCCGGCGTGACAGCAGACATGCAAGAAACATTCACACAGCTAGGCCTTGCGATGCTTGCAGCGATTGCGATCGTTTATTTCATCCTGGTTGTAACATTTGGTGAAGGAGTTGCACCATTTGCGATCCTATTCTCCTTACCATTTGCTGTAATCGGTGCATTTGTCGGATTATTGTTGGCTGGGGAGACGATTTCGGTTCCTGTTATGATGGGTCTACTCATGCTAATAGGTATCGTCGTAACGAACGCCATCGTACTAGTCGACCGGATCATCCACATGGAACGCGACGGATTGACGATGCGCGAAGCCATCCTAGAAGCAGGCGCAACCCGTTTACGCCCAATTCTAATGACAGCTATCGCAACCATCGGAGCACTGATCCCACTAGCAATCGACGGTGGCGGAGGCCTGATCTCTAAAGGACTCGGAATTACCGTTATCGGTGGACTGACAAGTTCTACACTGTTGACACTGATCATTGTGCCGATAGTGTATGAGGTGTTATCGAAGATATTTAAGAAGAATCGTAGAGAAGTGCAGGAGAATTAG
- a CDS encoding TetR/AcrR family transcriptional regulator has protein sequence MSKKQQIMEKATELFAKQGFEATSIQQITEQCGISKGSFYLSFKSKDELIMEMLDHFFMEVTAETDQLVNSSKNDANLLFKFYKLMFHFFAKHADFAKVLIKEMPHSLNQELLIKSRTYDIQTSKNILDMVESIYGDKVQATKFDLVYCIKGFLRIYSELFLFYEVELDMDLLCQSLVEKTDSLAKHSNIPFITEDLEFYLKNADKIGDSDSKEDVLALMDRFAGDMEDSVVRESLQMLREDIMEPSLPLAVRKGLIENVRVRADGKWLALVLDRWFEGSF, from the coding sequence ATGTCTAAAAAACAGCAAATCATGGAGAAAGCCACAGAACTTTTTGCAAAACAGGGCTTTGAAGCCACTTCCATTCAACAAATAACAGAGCAATGCGGCATATCCAAAGGGTCTTTCTACCTGTCTTTTAAATCAAAAGACGAATTGATCATGGAGATGCTTGACCACTTTTTTATGGAGGTCACAGCGGAAACTGACCAGTTAGTCAATTCCAGTAAAAATGATGCCAATCTACTTTTCAAATTCTATAAATTGATGTTTCATTTTTTCGCAAAGCACGCCGATTTCGCAAAAGTTCTCATAAAAGAAATGCCCCACTCTTTGAACCAGGAATTACTGATAAAATCTCGGACCTATGATATTCAGACGTCGAAGAACATTTTGGACATGGTGGAGAGTATCTATGGGGACAAGGTTCAGGCAACCAAATTTGACCTTGTCTACTGTATAAAGGGATTTCTTCGAATTTATTCGGAGCTGTTTCTTTTTTACGAGGTGGAGTTGGACATGGATTTACTATGTCAGTCGCTTGTGGAAAAAACGGACAGTTTGGCGAAGCATTCTAACATTCCTTTTATTACGGAAGACCTGGAGTTTTATTTGAAGAATGCTGATAAAATCGGGGATTCTGATTCTAAGGAGGACGTGCTTGCTTTGATGGATCGGTTTGCCGGGGATATGGAAGATTCGGTGGTTCGCGAATCGTTGCAGATGCTGCGGGAAGACATTATGGAACCTTCACTGCCGCTTGCAGTTCGAAAAGGCTTGATTGAGAATGTGCGGGTCCGCGCTGACGGGAAGTGGCTGGCGTTGGTGTTGGATCGGTGGTTCGAGGGTAGTTTTTAG
- a CDS encoding DUF2812 domain-containing protein → MTQTKYVASGGLAFDEEKDMKKLAGLARKGWVFEKFSFLGYKLRKTSPVELQYALDYRKEADEDYFAYFEEAGWKHEGTSGGYIHLFSAPKDIAPIYTDQSSILEKYQIEKKSMGKAALLMLFVNIALAAVFYLFTSASFYQTYETPIKVTFTIIEILALIGLIFTGLPYLGYVYRVRKWKR, encoded by the coding sequence ATGACACAAACGAAATATGTAGCAAGTGGTGGGTTGGCATTTGATGAAGAAAAAGACATGAAAAAGCTGGCAGGTCTTGCTCGAAAAGGCTGGGTCTTTGAGAAGTTTTCATTTCTGGGATATAAGTTGAGAAAGACTTCCCCTGTGGAATTGCAGTATGCATTGGATTATCGAAAGGAAGCAGACGAAGATTACTTTGCATACTTCGAAGAGGCTGGATGGAAGCATGAAGGAACATCAGGCGGATACATTCATCTGTTCAGTGCGCCAAAGGACATTGCGCCAATCTATACTGATCAATCTTCCATTCTAGAAAAGTATCAAATCGAGAAAAAATCGATGGGGAAGGCGGCCCTCTTGATGCTGTTTGTGAATATTGCCCTTGCAGCCGTGTTCTATCTATTCACCTCAGCATCCTTCTATCAAACCTATGAAACACCAATCAAAGTGACCTTTACGATTATAGAAATACTAGCTCTAATCGGCCTAATATTTACTGGCCTGCCTTATTTGGGGTATGTGTATCGGGTGAGAAAGTGGAAGAGATAG
- a CDS encoding PadR family transcriptional regulator, translated as MARNDALETGELTDTSFYILLSLVEARHGYLIMKNIEELTNNEFSIGPASMYTTIKKLLAAGMIEQLAEEADKRKTYIATKQGLDLLKKDIQRREMMIRHAKQILNGEVKE; from the coding sequence ATGGCGAGAAATGATGCATTGGAGACAGGGGAGCTGACTGATACTTCCTTTTATATCTTGCTTTCCTTAGTAGAGGCGCGGCATGGTTATTTGATCATGAAGAACATTGAAGAGCTGACAAACAACGAATTTTCCATTGGTCCGGCATCTATGTACACGACAATAAAGAAGCTTTTGGCTGCAGGGATGATTGAGCAATTGGCGGAGGAAGCGGACAAACGCAAAACCTATATTGCTACGAAACAAGGCTTGGATTTATTGAAAAAAGACATCCAAAGGCGAGAAATGATGATTCGTCACGCAAAGCAAATTTTAAATGGGGAAGTGAAGGAGTAA
- a CDS encoding TerC family protein, producing the protein MDIGLLLEYGWVLLILIGLEGILAADNALVIATMVRHLPENQRKKALFYGLAGAFVFRFGSLFLISYLVHIWQVQAVGALYLLGIAVYHLLKKHVLKPKLLKHAEEKKGSGFWMTVIKVELADIAFAVDAILAAVALAVMLPTTNLPTIGGLDGGHFAVILAGGIIGLVIMRFAAGYFVTLLEKRPGLESAAFFVVGWVGVKLGVYALSHPELAILSEGFAKGAPWKITFWTVLVLIGVFGWILSKEKPKVQQVED; encoded by the coding sequence TTGGATATTGGATTATTGCTTGAATATGGTTGGGTGTTGCTCATTCTGATTGGACTGGAAGGAATTCTTGCGGCGGATAATGCGCTTGTTATTGCAACAATGGTAAGGCATTTACCGGAAAATCAACGAAAAAAGGCTTTATTTTACGGATTAGCAGGGGCATTTGTGTTCCGATTCGGATCCTTGTTCCTTATCTCCTACCTTGTACACATATGGCAGGTTCAGGCTGTAGGGGCGTTATATTTGCTGGGGATCGCTGTATATCATCTTTTGAAAAAGCATGTATTAAAGCCTAAGCTCCTAAAGCATGCGGAGGAAAAGAAAGGCTCCGGCTTTTGGATGACTGTTATAAAAGTAGAGCTGGCTGATATCGCCTTTGCTGTTGATGCAATCCTTGCTGCAGTTGCACTTGCAGTCATGCTTCCGACAACAAACCTTCCAACAATCGGTGGTTTGGACGGTGGACATTTCGCCGTCATCTTAGCAGGCGGAATCATCGGATTGGTCATCATGCGCTTTGCAGCTGGTTACTTTGTTACGTTGCTTGAAAAACGCCCTGGACTAGAATCTGCTGCATTCTTCGTCGTCGGCTGGGTAGGGGTAAAACTTGGAGTGTACGCACTTTCCCACCCTGAACTGGCAATCCTTTCAGAAGGATTTGCTAAAGGGGCTCCTTGGAAAATTACATTCTGGACTGTACTTGTGCTAATTGGGGTGTTTGGGTGGATTCTTTCCAAAGAGAAACCAAAGGTGCAACAGGTGGAAGATTGA
- a CDS encoding serine hydrolase domain-containing protein: MKKALGVVLLLGLILIVSYYSFANKASSTEEISYPEETWEVANEEEVVFPPERENGLYHALEKRPEIHTMLVIKEGKVVVDYGHGLNSNDTIYSVNSVTKSVISILMGMAIHNGHIESANQPIEDFIPEISNMENYETLKTLTIKDLLTMRSGLRWNKDFEIARFGQKDIIDYVLNKPFVQEPDTLFTYNSGTTDIIAIILERATGQTLLDFAEENLFSRLKISNYQWEMHGEHYEGGRGLHIPPYDLAKIGYLMQHDGIWKEERVLPEGWVEESTEIYSDGRYLYTDGYGYQWWIGKYEGGKEYFFGAGDKGQTIFIVPEEDLIVVFTARILDNDYSIYYALLRNYLIDYIELEG; the protein is encoded by the coding sequence ATGAAAAAAGCGCTTGGAGTCGTCCTGTTGCTCGGTCTAATATTAATTGTAAGTTATTATTCTTTCGCTAATAAAGCATCCTCCACTGAAGAAATCTCGTATCCGGAAGAAACATGGGAGGTTGCAAATGAGGAAGAAGTGGTTTTCCCACCCGAGAGGGAAAATGGGCTGTATCATGCGCTTGAAAAACGCCCTGAAATCCACACCATGCTTGTCATAAAAGAAGGAAAGGTCGTAGTAGATTATGGGCATGGATTAAATTCAAATGACACTATTTATTCGGTCAATTCGGTAACAAAAAGTGTTATTTCTATCCTTATGGGGATGGCCATACATAACGGACATATTGAAAGTGCTAATCAGCCTATTGAAGATTTTATACCTGAAATTAGTAATATGGAAAATTATGAAACACTAAAAACACTCACCATAAAAGATTTATTGACGATGAGATCGGGGCTTCGATGGAATAAAGATTTTGAAATTGCTAGGTTTGGACAAAAAGACATAATTGATTATGTCCTAAATAAACCATTCGTGCAAGAACCTGACACATTATTCACTTATAACTCGGGGACGACGGACATAATAGCCATTATTTTAGAAAGGGCAACTGGTCAAACATTGCTGGACTTTGCAGAGGAAAATCTATTTAGTCGATTAAAAATAAGTAATTACCAGTGGGAAATGCACGGAGAACACTATGAAGGTGGTAGAGGTCTCCATATTCCCCCATATGATTTGGCTAAAATAGGTTATCTTATGCAACACGATGGCATTTGGAAGGAAGAAAGAGTATTGCCAGAAGGTTGGGTGGAGGAAAGTACCGAAATCTATTCTGATGGCAGGTATTTATACACAGACGGCTACGGATACCAGTGGTGGATAGGAAAATATGAAGGAGGCAAGGAATATTTCTTTGGAGCAGGAGATAAAGGGCAAACCATATTCATCGTTCCAGAAGAAGATTTAATCGTCGTTTTCACAGCACGAATTCTGGACAATGACTATAGCATTTACTATGCATTACTGAGAAACTACTTGATTGATTATATAGAACTGGAGGGTTGA
- a CDS encoding bacteriocin immunity protein: MKLTKEELVSIVEKILNADGSEEELDNLIDKVEASVPHPNVSDLIFWNEEELSAEEIVNRALNYKPNIYL, encoded by the coding sequence TTGAAATTAACTAAAGAAGAATTAGTTAGTATCGTAGAGAAAATTTTAAATGCTGATGGATCAGAAGAAGAATTAGACAATTTGATAGATAAGGTAGAAGCAAGTGTGCCTCATCCCAATGTAAGTGACCTGATATTTTGGAATGAGGAGGAATTAAGTGCAGAAGAGATTGTTAACAGAGCACTTAATTATAAACCTAACATTTACTTATAG
- a CDS encoding ribonuclease YeeF family protein: MKVLDVSSLHDGIKEMSWQLSELEKQLNHVKSGIRSFVSSKDSFRGKGASAIRRFYEYAHLPFLQFFQTFLANFQSKLQQLQYELDGLEDNSRGFIDESFLASELKDGLNQINRMVTDLTGETNAQLSRISDIVYLPRLQDHQFHEGIQQAKQSANQTVDKLRQFDHQQTQSFTAITEDLSLLQNYIEEMSQQFASGKIKLTSFSPVMLQDLEAYGKLQTKLYNQTVMQRWNSEHFPELGVFFPIGYAASFDQWANPSCARPEPKKKTTGEAFWDFTNGFGAGIISAASDTWDGIKRLATEPDQVLKETIEFLDAVVSDPGLVLEIGHELYNSFNESVIHGDATSRGEWLGYATTIIGTSVVGDKGLSKVGGIAGKLGTKVETDLDIKLKNQREKVTSSVKGSSVAGLERVRELMGHIMPAHHLQPGFAGVPHNVMDSMVIRDRVEAQNHLTLSKVEKNADNINIRHTPGVATTNKVSNAKVIMRGTDGNAGVVPKEVADRLKGKSFKNFDAFRSEFWKTVSTSSYAGEFSSANIKRMEKGFAPIASKSQHYGKQKSYVLHHLTPINHGGGVYDIDNLLIVSPRLHQDILSKSYHFGNK, translated from the coding sequence ATGAAAGTTTTAGACGTATCCTCCCTGCACGATGGAATCAAGGAAATGAGCTGGCAACTGTCGGAACTCGAGAAGCAATTAAATCATGTAAAGAGCGGAATTCGGTCGTTTGTTTCTTCAAAAGATTCTTTCCGCGGCAAAGGGGCCAGTGCAATCAGGCGGTTCTATGAATATGCACACCTCCCATTCCTTCAATTTTTTCAAACGTTCCTGGCAAACTTTCAATCTAAGCTTCAACAACTGCAATATGAATTGGACGGCCTCGAGGACAACTCGCGCGGATTTATTGACGAGAGTTTCCTGGCTAGTGAGTTGAAGGACGGCTTGAACCAAATTAACCGAATGGTGACCGACCTGACAGGAGAGACAAATGCCCAGCTTAGCCGTATCAGTGACATCGTCTACCTACCAAGGCTACAGGATCACCAGTTCCACGAAGGCATCCAACAAGCCAAGCAATCAGCAAATCAAACCGTGGACAAACTGCGTCAGTTCGATCACCAACAAACCCAGTCGTTCACAGCGATAACCGAGGACCTATCTCTCCTACAGAATTACATAGAAGAAATGAGCCAGCAGTTCGCTTCTGGTAAGATAAAGTTGACCAGCTTCTCACCGGTCATGCTTCAGGATCTAGAGGCTTACGGAAAACTGCAGACAAAGCTGTATAACCAAACTGTCATGCAGCGATGGAACAGCGAACATTTTCCAGAGCTTGGCGTGTTTTTTCCGATAGGGTATGCGGCATCGTTTGATCAATGGGCAAATCCGAGTTGTGCACGACCGGAGCCGAAGAAGAAAACCACCGGGGAAGCATTCTGGGACTTCACCAATGGCTTTGGAGCAGGAATCATCAGCGCTGCTTCCGACACCTGGGATGGCATTAAACGCTTAGCGACAGAGCCGGACCAAGTGCTAAAAGAAACAATAGAATTCTTAGACGCAGTAGTATCTGACCCGGGCCTGGTGCTAGAAATCGGCCACGAGCTCTACAACTCCTTCAACGAATCTGTCATCCACGGCGATGCGACTAGCCGAGGCGAATGGCTAGGTTATGCGACAACCATCATCGGAACTTCCGTTGTGGGTGATAAAGGGCTTTCCAAAGTAGGTGGTATTGCTGGGAAGCTAGGTACCAAGGTGGAGACAGACCTTGATATTAAGCTGAAGAATCAGCGGGAGAAAGTGACGAGTTCTGTGAAGGGTTCATCTGTGGCTGGGTTGGAGCGGGTGCGTGAGTTGATGGGGCACATAATGCCTGCTCATCATTTGCAACCAGGGTTTGCTGGAGTGCCGCACAATGTGATGGATAGTATGGTAATACGTGATAGAGTGGAAGCGCAGAATCACTTAACCTTATCCAAAGTTGAAAAAAATGCTGATAATATAAATATAAGACATACACCAGGTGTTGCTACAACTAACAAAGTTTCCAATGCAAAAGTTATAATGAGGGGTACAGATGGGAATGCAGGTGTGGTACCTAAAGAAGTTGCTGATAGATTAAAAGGAAAAAGTTTTAAAAATTTTGATGCGTTTAGAAGTGAATTTTGGAAAACAGTTTCAACTTCTTCATACGCAGGTGAATTTAGTAGTGCCAATATTAAGAGAATGGAAAAGGGCTTTGCGCCAATTGCCTCGAAATCCCAACATTATGGGAAGCAGAAAAGCTATGTTTTACATCATCTTACTCCGATTAATCATGGGGGAGGAGTATATGATATAGACAATTTATTAATTGTTTCACCCCGCCTCCATCAAGATATACTAAGTAAGAGTTATCATTTTGGGAATAAATAG